The following proteins are co-located in the Billgrantia tianxiuensis genome:
- a CDS encoding ATP-grasp domain-containing protein — translation MNKNPDKGYIALLGWSLNAIEAAENFDRRYIVVAPEWAEEYCQKHDIPHVSWNFERLNDRSMEIAETLQEMGVDVAIPLFEETVEWAGAINSVLLDNPRLYGQSLLLRDKALMKRRAQLGGIRVGIFEEAHDKGDVIRFLKRVNQTLLKLDGDPNDPIHLKAFDKAGCLGHRVIRTPDEVDTIPDEEFPVLMESHLDGWEFAVEAWIHNGKIAFLNISEYVTLGYSVFVPASPELEQYRPQITAQIEKLIKAFDIDFGLIHPEYFVTSDGEMYFGEVAYRPPGFKVFELLERVYGFNAYQASMLVFDPKSTPEEVAAFFPKEVEDAKCYAGCFGVYPRRRVVSRLEIPEEVEDEPYFESHELTAPLEETVTKRTAFGTHWGLIYFKGEDPHRLRDLLKHMEELDFYV, via the coding sequence ATGAACAAGAATCCCGACAAAGGCTATATCGCGCTGCTCGGCTGGAGCCTCAACGCCATCGAGGCCGCCGAGAATTTCGATCGCCGTTATATCGTAGTGGCACCGGAATGGGCAGAAGAGTACTGCCAAAAGCACGATATTCCCCATGTCTCATGGAATTTCGAACGCTTGAACGACCGATCCATGGAAATCGCCGAAACCTTGCAGGAAATGGGAGTGGACGTGGCGATTCCCCTCTTCGAGGAAACCGTCGAATGGGCCGGAGCCATCAACTCGGTGCTGCTCGACAATCCACGGCTTTACGGACAATCGCTGCTGCTGCGCGACAAGGCCTTGATGAAGCGCCGCGCCCAGCTTGGCGGCATTCGTGTGGGCATCTTCGAGGAGGCCCATGACAAAGGCGACGTCATCCGCTTCCTCAAGCGCGTCAACCAGACCCTGCTCAAGCTCGACGGCGACCCCAACGACCCCATTCATCTCAAGGCTTTCGACAAGGCCGGTTGCCTGGGACATCGGGTGATCCGCACCCCCGACGAGGTCGATACCATCCCCGACGAGGAGTTCCCGGTGCTGATGGAGTCGCACCTGGACGGCTGGGAGTTCGCCGTGGAGGCATGGATCCACAACGGCAAGATCGCCTTTCTCAATATCTCGGAGTACGTCACCCTGGGCTATTCGGTGTTCGTGCCCGCCTCGCCGGAACTCGAGCAGTACCGCCCCCAGATCACCGCCCAGATCGAAAAGCTGATCAAGGCGTTCGACATCGATTTCGGCCTGATCCACCCGGAATACTTCGTTACCAGCGACGGCGAGATGTACTTCGGCGAAGTCGCCTATCGCCCACCGGGCTTCAAGGTGTTCGAGCTGCTCGAGCGGGTCTATGGCTTCAACGCCTACCAGGCCAGCATGCTGGTGTTCGATCCCAAGAGCACGCCAGAGGAGGTCGCGGCCTTCTTCCCCAAGGAGGTGGAGGATGCCAAGTGTTACGCCGGTTGCTTCGGCGTCTACCCCCGGCGCCGCGTGGTCAGCCGCCTGGAAATCCCCGAGGAGGTCGAGGACGAGCCGTACTTCGAGTCGCACGAACTCACGGCCCCGCTGGAAGAGACCGTCACCAAGCGAACCGCCTTCGGTACCCACTGGGGGCTGATCTACTTCAAGGGCGAGGACCCGCACCGACTGAGGGACCTGCTCAAGCACATGGAGGAACTTGATTTCTATGTCTGA